In Gossypium hirsutum isolate 1008001.06 chromosome D01, Gossypium_hirsutum_v2.1, whole genome shotgun sequence, the genomic window AACTAAATATGAAGATAAAAGAATCTTAATTAATATTTGGTAAATAAATGgcattgattttaaaatttacttttgAGGTGTAAATTTTGGCTTATCAATTTACAGAATAGACTCAGTGGTGCCAGTGGGGCCTTCGCCTTCATCACAGGGCAGTTCAAAGAGTCTGAACATAGATGGGGTTGGAAGGATGGCCTTGAAACATGTCGAAGAGTTTGTGAGCTCATTTTATGAACCACAAACCTTTAATGCTGCTGCTGCAACATTAGTCCCCACAGCTTTGGCACAGATAGTAGAAGCCATAAGAATACCTGAAACAGGGCATCTAAGATGCAGGTTTGGTTTTTCGACATTAGTATTTTATACTGTAAAGATGAAACTGATGATTTCGTATCTATTTTTGGTAGTAAGATTTAAGAAGTAACAGCTAGTGTTTGTACTAATTGCATATACtattaatctatttaatattttaatcaagtCTCTAACACTATCCAAAATCCGCATTGCTTGTAGAACAAATGATCAGTcaatattcttaataataaagCAGTCTTAGCGATTGTTGATTGCCTAAAGTAGTATGGATACAATTGTGAGTCTATCTGCAATGCTTATTGccattttagaaaaaaatgacCAATCTATTATTCATTCTAGAAGGTGGATTATaaggaatttttaaaagttaggtcagtttctgtttttaatttggtcgtttaaatttgaaattttacaatttaatcatctAATTTTACAATatcattaactaatttaaatagttaatactGTTAAATGAGAATAATATTTCGATTTTAATCGTATTTTTGACTTTCGCAATTAAATGAGAATAATATTTCGattttattttcattagaaatTATAATTCGACAACTCAACGAAACAATTATATTCAacgaaaaatttaatataaaaaaaatcccaaaaatagtggcgtttttttataaCGCGCCACTAAATCTTTAGCGACGCttaaaaaaacgctgctaaagataATGTTCTTTACCGGCGCTtgaaaaaaacgctgctaaagaccatgttctttagcggcgcgtaagaaaaaatgccgctaaagaacatgatctttagagGCGTTTTTATCTAAGCGCctctaaagaacatggtctttagcgacgtttttttctaagcgccgctaaagaacatggtctttagcggcatttttgtttgtaaacgctgcaaacgtTTGTGACGTTTTCGTTAGCGGCCCTTTTTGCGTCGCTTACACAAGCGCCGCAAAtacctttagtggcgttaaaaagcaccgctaaaggcctaaaaaaacgccgctaaagacctgttttggtgtagttttTGTACCAAAagggtgtgtatatatatatatgttgtgtGTATGTGtgcattattatatatattgggtttttgtttcttgattattaaatatgaaattaggcATAGGGTTCAAACTTTGGCGAGGGTACTTTTAGTTGTTTGAAACTTCTTTGGTTTTACTCGACTTGCATTCTTTTTACAgtcatcaatatattttttacatttcttTCATGCAGCATGGAGTCACAAGAAGTAATTGATGCAGAACTCTCAGCTCGTGTTCTGCAGTTGATAAATGTCACTGATAGTGGATTACACAGTCAGGTACACTGAGCATGGTAGCTCGGTTTtgatgatatttatttttaatatatatatgtagtatgATTTTAATGTTGAAATCTTCATTTtccttatattataattttataattgttgCCTGGACTTGTCAAAATTGATCACCTTTGTCGTCAGGAGGATTTAGGATGTATTTCAGGGATAGTGAAAACCCAAGATTTGTCTTGTGGATGATAGACAGGATCTCTAGATTGTCGGTGCCATACGGGATAAGGATAGAAAAAGTTTAACTATTTCAATGAgagaataaaacaaaagaaaagttcAAAGAGGGGAGATATATATGCATGATATCATCTTTGCATCCCTCTGCTATCAGAAAGATGACTAACGATGAGTAGGAGCTGCTGTGTTTGAGTGTTCTAATGTGGGAGGGGAGAAGAAATAAGGTTTAATGTGATACCTAGGTTATGGATTTG contains:
- the LOC107921101 gene encoding protein ARABIDILLO 1 isoform X1, coding for MVRPWYLFDFQDVHETAAGALWNLAFYRDNALRIIQDDGVQSLVHLCSSSNSKMARFMAALALVYMFDGRIDSVVPVGPSPSSQGSSKSLNIDGVGRMALKHVEEFVSSFYEPQTFNAAAATLVPTALAQIVEAIRIPETGHLRCSMESQEVIDAELSARVLQLINVTDSGLHSQFLHLQSL
- the LOC107921101 gene encoding protein ARABIDILLO 1 isoform X2, translated to MARFMAALALVYMFDGRIDSVVPVGPSPSSQGSSKSLNIDGVGRMALKHVEEFVSSFYEPQTFNAAAATLVPTALAQIVEAIRIPETGHLRCSMESQEVIDAELSARVLQLINVTDSGLHSQFLHLQSL